The window AGAAACCCTGTATAATGTCTACGGCAGCAAGATGACCTTTAAGGAATATGCAGCCTTGTACATAAAATGCCGTAAGCTGGGCATTGATGACTTTATTTCTTTTCTGCGGGTAGTGGCTGACTCCCAAAAAAAGAAAATCGCTACGGATTAAGTTTCGGCGGTCCCAGAACAATCATTTCGGCAAGAGTCAGATCAACTTTGGGCATGCTTTTAACTTTACTGCCCAGAAGACCCATTTCCAGCATTACAAGCTCCTTATACAGCCTGGTACGGTCCAGAACAGGAACCTGCGGCATATCAGAAGTCAATTCCTGACACTTGAAACATCCGGGGAAAGAAAGCTTTTTACCGTTCGGCATAGTAATGGAATTCACAACACCATGCATACGGCAGATCATCAATCTGTGTTTATAAACTCCGCACAATCCGTTGTCATTGAGAGGACACATAATCGATGGTTTAACCCCTGTCTCCACAAGGGCTCTGGCTGTGCGCACATATTCTTCGGCTCTGGCAATATATTCATTGCGCTTTTCTTCCGGAAGGCTATTAAGTCCCTGCCAGAGGTAGACCCACTCAACATAAGTATGGTGCTGAAAATAGCTTGTGCAGCAATTGTTTTCACAATTTTCGCAGGAAAGACCTATGGCGGCGGAAGTCTCGGAATAGGCATCCGCCATACGTTCATACAAAGCTGCAAGTTTACGGAATACAGCCTGTCTGGTCATTTTTTTCATTTCAAGAGCCCGGATTTAATATTTAACCTTTCAATGTATCAAGCCACTGCCAGATTTTTTCAGCACAGTCTTCCGGAGAATATTTATCCGTCTGCACTGTAAAATCTGCATATCTGCTATATAGAGGCTGACGCTCTTCGTAAAGGTTTTCTACAGTCTGTCCGGGAATCATGGCCAGTCCACGTCCATCACCACCGCCAATACGGCTCAAGCAGGTTTCCTGACTGATTTTAAGAAAGACCACAGGCCCCAGAGCCTTAAGTCTTTCCATTGCATCCGGGCCGTAGACAACGCTCCCGCCTGTGGAAACAACCGTACGTCTGGCACCAAAAGAAGAAAGAATTTTTTCTTCAACAATACGGAATTCAGGTACACCAAGGCGGTCGACTATTTCCTGAAGAGACTGCCCGTAGTAGGACTGAATAATGTGGTCAGTATCCACACATTCCCAACCCAGCCTTTCAGCAACAAGGGGGGCCAGTGTAGATTTTCCGGCACCGGCCATACCGATAAGGCTCACAATACTTTTTTCACTGAAATCAATCATAAAAATCCTCTGCTCAATCAGGAAACCAGAACTACACAGTCCTTCTCATCCCTTTCACGGACAAAGACGTTGACGTGTTCGTCTCCATAAGTATCTATTTTTTTGCCCACATAATCCGCACTGATAGGCAGTTCACGATGTCCGCGGTCCACCAGCACCAGCAACTCCACCCTGCGCGGTCTACCAAAATCAAGAACAGCTTCAAGAGCCGCCCTTACTGTTCTTCCGGAAAAAAGGACATCATCAACAAGAATAACACTGGCATCTTCAATATCGAAGGGTATCTCCGTACAATTGATGCTTGGCTGTCTGGTCAGTGTGGTCCAGTCATCCCTGTAAAGATTTATATCCAGTTTCCCCAGAGGGATTCTTCTGCCGAGAGTTTCATCAAGACTTTTTTTAAGTCTTTCGGCCAGATCAGCTCCTCTGCGCTGGATACCTATGATAGCCAGCTTTTCATTATCGCCTCTGCGCTCCGCTATTTCAGAAGCCAGTCGATCCAGAGTCCTTTCCATTGCCTTCTCGGTGAGGATAATTTTCTGTTTCTGCATATTACCGCCGGAAATTAAAAGTTATCGCCTGCAACAGGCATACTCCTGTCAGGCTCGGTTGAGGAGGCTGATCCCGAAAATTTTTCCGGGATAAACTCGCCATAGCACTTGCAAATTAATAGCGAGTCTGTTTTGCTATGTAAAAACAAAAATCCCAAGGGGATTAGCTATAAGTAATGTAAGGAGGTATTGCAATGCCACCTTTGCTTATCGCAAATTTCATATATTTTTTTTGCATATTTTAGAGGATAATTCTTTTTATTTAACCATAACAGGACATAAAAAAATGATAATGAATTCCAACTTCACGATAAAAGGTATGACCTGTTCCGCATGCTCCTCACGCCTTGAACGGGTTATCGGGAATATGGACGGAGTTGACAACGCTGCGGTCAATCTTGCGATGGAAACCATGAAGGTTGAATACGACTCCGAGCAGGTTACTGAAGAGCAGATAATGCAGATGGTTGCAGATGCCGGTTTTGAAGCTTCACCTCTGGTAGAAGGAAGCACTGTGACGATATCCATTTCAGGAATGAGCTGCTCCGCCTGTTCATCAAGATTGGAAAGAGTCCTTGGCAATATGGATGGAGTGAGTGAAGCGCAAGTCAGCCTGCCCAATGAAACCGCAAAAATAAATTTCAATACCTCAGACACCAATCTTAGAGAAATACGTCAGGCCATAACCGATGCGGGTTTCGAACCCGGCAGCCTACAGGATGAAATGGGAGTCAAAGAGGCTTACGAACAAAGACGCCAGCAGACAATGCTGCGACTCGCCGGGATGAAAAAAAGACTCATTCTGGCACTGTCTTTCACTGTTCCCCTGTTATGTATCACTATGGGACACATGGTTGGAATGCCGCTCCCGGATATAATTTCTCCAACAGTCAATCCGCTTGGTTTTGCACTCATCCAGCTTATTCTGACAGCTCCGGTTTTATGGTTCGGAAAAGATTTCTATCTGCACGGATTTCCAAACCTGTTCAAAGGCGCTCCCAACATGGATTCCCTGATTGCAGTTGGTACGTCCGCCGCATTTATCTATTCCATGTGGAACCTCATCGAAATAGCCCTTGGAATTGATCCGGCTGCAAGAGCTATGGACCTCTACTTTGAATCGGCAGCAACAATTATCACTCTTATTTCACTTGGTAAATTTCAGGAAGGCAGAGCCCGTTCAAGGACCTCTCAGGCCATTGAAAAGCTTATGGACCTGACTCCGCGCAAGGCGACTATTATTGAAGACGGCAGGCAGATTGAAGTTCCCGTGGAAGAGATAGGCCCCGGAGATATAATCCTGATCCGCCCCGGCGACCGCGTGGGGGCTGATGGAGTTGTTGACGAAGGACATAGTTCCATTGATGAATCAATGCTCACCGGTGAAAGTCTGCCTGTATCTAAAAACCCCGGTGATGATGTTGCCGGAGGAACCGTAAACACCGGCGGGGGTGCTCTAAAAGTAAAAGTCTCCCACGTCGGGGCAGATACAATGCTGGCCAGAATCATCAGACTGGTTCAGGACGCTCAGGGATCAAAAGCTCCCATCTCAAGCCTTGCAGACACAGTCAGCTTTTATTTTGTCCAGACCGTCATGGTCATAGCCATTCTTTCAGCTCTGGGATGGTTCTTTTTCAGTGCGGAACCTTTCACTTTTGCACTGCGCATTTTTATCAGTGTAATGGTAATTGCCTGCCCCTGCGCCATGGGACTTGCAACACCGACGGCAATTATGGTCGGCACCGGACGCGGAGCCCAGCTGGGAGTTCTGATAAAATCAGGACAGGCCCTTGAAACAGCCGGAAAAATCAACTCAATGATATTCGACAAAACAGGAACCCTTACATACGGCCGCCCTGAAGTGGCGGAAACTTTTTCAGCAGGTATGTCTGAGCAGGAGCTGACCGCTTATGCCGCCTCAGCTGAAAGCCAGTCGGAGCATCCACTTGCAAAGGCTGTAGTCAGGGCAGCTGACGGGCTGGAAACAGACCTTCCTGAAACGACTGAATTTACCGCTATACCCGGCAGGGGCATTTCTACTCTGACTGGCGGACGCAAAATGCTCCTTGGAAACCGTGACTTTCTTGAAGCCGGTTTTATCTCCGGGCTGGATGCTCCAGATGCGGTTAACGCTTTCAATAAATTTGCTAATTCCGGTCAAAGCCCGCTTTTTGTTGCAATAGACGGAAAGTTGGCCGGCATCTTGGCTATAGCCGATAAAATAAAGGATGAAGCACCGGAAACAGTAAGCAGGCTCCATAAGCTCGGAGTCGAAGTAATAATGCTTACAGGCGATAATGAAACCGTGGCTAAAGAAATAGCATCCCGCGCAGGGATAGACAGGGTTATCGCCGGAGTAATGCCCGACCGCAAGGCAGAAGTTGTTGAAGCTGAGAAAAACAATGGCCGGAAGGTTGCCATGATCGGTGATGGAATAAATGATGCCCCTGCCCTTGCTACTGCAGATTTAGGAATTGCAATGGGAACCGGAATTGATGTTGCCATTGAATCGGGTGACATCGTGCTGATGAAAGGCGAACTTGGAGGAGTGCTGAACGCATTGTCACTAAGCCGGGCTACAGTGCGTAATATCAAACAGAACCTTTTCTGGGCCTTCGCCTTCAACGTACTGGGAATTCCAGTTGCGGCAGGAATCCTTTACATCTTCGGAGGTCCGACCCTTTCACCCATGTTTGCAGCCGCAGCCATGGCCTTCAGCTCCGTAACAGTAGTTTCAAATGCCCTCAGGCTCAGGTTCTTCAATCCTGAAAAGGGATAATCCGCTCTTTTTTATAAATTAAAGATAAAGCCGGAATTGCGTACACAAAGTATGCAATTCCGGCTTTAATTTTTAACTCTTATTTTTTATCACTTCGGACGGCATCGCCGCTGAAGATTTTTAATAAGACATTACTTTTCTGAATATAGCTGGATCAGGTTGAGCCGTGTCCATAAAAAATAAAAAAACAGAGCCGGTTTATTCAGAAGTTGCCTCCCGCTTAAACCAGATCTGAAGAGTTAAGCAGGGTTACACTCACTGAGAAGACTGCGACGGCAGAATTCTATGGCATCCCTGCGAACATCCGTTGTATCAGGCCAGTAGAGGTAAAGTCTGGTCAATCCGAAAATAATGGTCATAACAACCGTAGAATCAGATTTTATAGCAACTTCACGTAAAAGGCCTTTCTTATCATAAAGCTTGAGGCATTCCTCAATAACAAGCTCAAGATTTTTAAGAACTACAGCCATCAGCCTCTTTGATGAGTCAATAAGACCGTAAGTACTGAGCATAATCTTCAAGTCTATGGCATTTTCTTCGACAAATGAAAAATACCCGTTGAGTATCTCTTCAAGAGTGCATTCCTCTTTATCAAGACTCTGACGGATACTTTCAATGTAGTAAGAGTAATTGTCCTCAAGACCGGCAAGAATATGTAGAAGAATATCTTCTTTACTTTCAAAATGACGGTAAATTGTCCCTTCGGAAATATTGGCCTTTTTAGCCAAATTAGCGGTTGTGGACTTATGAAATCCAACTTCAGCTATCATTTCCTTGGCTGTTTTCAGGATCAGATCCTTAGTTTTCATATTATTCTCCCAGACGCCTTGCAGCGATAATATTAACGAAAAAGGTCAAAATTCCTTAACACAAAAAAAACAATCAAACAATTTAAAACTTTTTGAATAGCTTGTGCCACGATTATGACCGACAAAGCAACAATTGACAAAAATCTATACAAACCTTATTTTTGTATCACGTTATCCTATAAGGAGGAAAATATGGTTGTAATTAGCGAAGCTGCCCGCAATCAGCTTGAAAACTACTTTGCGGACAATGAAAAGGCCCCTATCCGAGTCTATCTGTCTCAAGGTGGCTGATCCGGCCCCAAGCTGGCATTGGCTCTGGATGAGCCAAAAGACACTGATGAAACATTTGATGTAGACGGATTTGCTTTCGTAATCGACAAGGAACTCAACGAACAGGGAGCTCCGTTTAAAATTGATCTCACTTATATGGGATTCGCTATCGACTCCAAGCTTGAACTTGGCGGTGGAGACGGATGCAGTTCATGCTCGTCATGCGGTTAGAAAGGTAATCTGGTAAGAAATAAATCAGAAATGAATCTTTCTGTTATTAAAGGGCGGTGCAACGACACCGCCCTTTTTATTTAAATTTTTGGTAAAAAGTACCAATAAAGACTGGATATTATCGAGCTAAAAAACACAGAAAAGGATGTCCTGAATCAGGATTCCCACTCTTCTTTGAAATCATCTGGTCCGGCAACAGTGTAGCCTCTGTCGCGCAGGGAATCCACTATAGGAGTTGAATCCTGTGTTTCCACCCGGATAACAATCATCCTGCGATGTTTGTGGAAAAATACCGCCATGGAAATAATGCTGTATTTCATATTGGATATGATTCCAGCCAGTTCATAAAGAACCCCGGTACGTTCTTCAGCTTCAATAACAATTCTGGAGCCGCCCTGTCCGTGAGCCATTTCTTCTACAAGAACTTTCAGCATTTTATCACGGTCGATATAACCTATCAGCGCTTTATCGCTATTGACAACAGCGAGCCCCGAAAGATTCATCTCATACATAAGATCGGCTGCGGCTTCGATCTCGGTTTCAGGCGGAACAGTGGTGATATCTTTTCTTAAAACATCTTTGACTGTAAGCTGATTCAGCAGATCATTTATTTCCTTCTTATCCAGTGATATCAGGATTGAAGGCATTGCGGCTCTGACATCTTCCTTGGTCACATAGCCGACCAGTTCTTCACCATCTTTAACAAGCAGCATCCAAAGCTGATTGTCATCAAGGATTTTACCTGCCTTTTTGACTGGAGTGTCTGAAGTTACGGTAACAAAATCCCTGAGCATCTTGAGTCCCACATACATTCTCAAAGTCCTCCTGAATCGGAAATCAAATTAATCTTCACTGAATTATGTGTGCACAACGTCCGGTTTCATTTATAGCCGCCCGGAAAACAGATACACCTATTTCATACTTCTTTTTACGATACAAGCAATTCAAGCCCTTTATTACTGTTCAAACATACTCAACACTGCTCATTTCTGCCATTAACAGTATGAAATTTAAACGCAATACTCAGGGAATCTTTTGTCCGTAAAACGCGGCACCACTTGCCCCGCCTGACGATTTGGGTTAGTCCGAAACACATGCATGAAATGTCAATCGCCCAAAGCATTGTTCAAATTGTTGAAGAGGAGATGGCGAAGCATCCCGGAGCAAAATTGAGTAAAATTTCAATTTTGAATGGCGCGCTTGCCGGAGTCATCACCGAAGCTCTTACTTTTGCATGGGAAGCTGTCACAATAGGAACCGAACTTGAGGGTTCCGTTATGGAAGTAAAAGAAATTCCCATAAAAGTACGGTGCGGTGGTTGCGGAAAAGAATTTTTCCCTGAAGACAAACTTTATATGGCCTGCCCTGAATGTGATCTGGAAATAGGCCACGAGGTTCTGCAGGGAAAAGAACTGCAAATTGAAAATCTTGAGATAGATCAATAGTCAAAGGAGTACGGAAATGGTTGAAGTTCCAGTGGTTCGCAACATTCTTGAAGCCAACGACAAGGTGGCTGAAGAACTCAACGAAATGTTTTCTGAAAAGAAAATATTATGCCTTAATCTTATGAGTTCACCCGGTTCCGGTAAAACCAGCCTTCTGGAAAAGACCCTTGCCGATCTTAAAGACGAATTTAAAATGGCCGTTGTCGAAGGCGATCTTCAGACTGATAATGATGCCCAGAGAGTTGCCGCTACAGGTGCTCAGGCCGTTCAAATCAATACCGAAGGCGGATGCCATCTGAACAGCACACAGGTTAAAGAAGCCATCAAACATCTGGACCTTGACGGCCTTGATATTCTTTTTGTTGAAAACGTTGGTAATCTTGTCTGCCCTGCGGAATTTGCAGTTGGCGAAGATCATAAAATAACACTGCTGACAGTAACCGAGGGCGATGACAAACCTGAAAAGTATCCCCTCATGTTCCATATTTCGTCAGTCATGATCCTTAATAAAATAGATCTGCTGCCCTATGTTGATTTCGACCTTGAGAAAGCTAAAATGCATGCTTCAAAGCTCAACAAGGATATCGAAGTCTTCCCAGTTTCATGCCGTACCCGTGAAGGACTGGATGCATGGTACGACTGGCTTAGAAAAGCCAGAGCTGCAAAGAATTAATCATTCTTTTGCTTCTACCCGTAATCTGTATTCACTTCTGCAGAATATTCCTGAAATCCGCCCCGTATCGGGGCGGATTCAAAAAACAAGGTTTCCACGCATAAATAATGAAGTTTCCCAGCCACCTTCCATGCTCCGCTGTTCTGGACTCGCTGGCCGACGGTGTTTTCACTGTTGACCGGGACTGGAATGTGACCTTTTTCAATGAGGCCGCCAGCAGAATTACCGGTATTCCCGGTGAGGAAGCTATTGGTTCAAAATGCTGGGATGTTTTTCATTCCAGCCTGTGTGACGGAAACTGCGCCTTGCGGTCCTGCATGGAACAAAGCGGTAGAATCAGCAATAAAACAATTTTCTTTATCAGATCAGACGGCAAAAAAATTCCTATCTCCATCAGTGCGGCCCCGCTTGTCGATTCCAACGGTAAACTCATCGGTGGAGTCGAAAGCTTCAGAGATATGACTGATATCCAGATCATGCGCCGCAAAGTTGAAGAATCGTGGAGATTTGAAGATATTGTCGGCAAGTCAAAGGCTCTGGGCAAGGTTTTCTCCATTTTACCGCAGGTAAGCAAAAGTGAAGCAACAGTGCTGCTTCTCGGTGAATCCGGTACAGGAAAAGAACTGTTTGCAAAAGCCATCCACAATCTAAGTGAGCGCAGCAAAGGGCCTTTTGTTGCAGTCAATTGCGGAGCACTGCCGGACAATCTGCTTGAATCAGAACTTTTCGGTTACAAGGCCGGAGCCTTTACGGATGCCCGCAAAGACAAACCCGGAAGATTTGAACTTGCTGCCGGTGGAACCATCTTTCTTGATGAAATAGGAGATATGCCGGCAAAGCTTCAAGTAAAACTGCTCCGGGTGCTTCAGGAGAAGACTTATGAACCTCTCGGTTCCGTAACCAGTGTTAAAGCCGATGTAAGAGTAATTGCCGCAACAAATAAAAATCTCGAAGAGCTTGTCAGTGAAGGTTCATTCAGACAGGACCTCTATTATCGCCTGAATGTGGTGACCCTGAACCTCCCGCCACTCAGAGACCGCCGCGAAGACATCCCCCTGCTGGTCAACCACTTCACCACAAGGCTTAACTCACTTCAGGGCAAGGATATAAGCGGCCTCTCAGAAGACGCCCTTCAAATAATAATGCGCCACGACCTTCCCGGAAACGTGCGCGAGCTTGAAAATATTCTTGAATTTTCTTTTATACTCTGCCCTTCAGGATTCATTCAGGTTGAGCATCTTCCTGAGTACCTTCAACCTGAAAGCTCTTCCGGCAGTGATGACAGTGATCTTCCCATGACCCTAGAAGAAATAAAATGCCGGGCAATCAAAAAAGCACTGGCCAGAAACAACGGCAAACGCATGGCGACCTGCCGTGAACTCGGCATAACAAAAGATACTTTACGCCGCTCCATCGCCCGCTGCGGACTTTCAGGCGAATAATTAGCCTTCGACCTCCGGTTTTAAGGCTAACTTTTAGCCATCACCACATCATCTCACCCCTGTTAATATCCATAACTCTTTATTATAATTAAATAATACTTCAGTGGCACATTGAATGCTTAATAGTCTGCATGAGAGCCGATCAATGTTGCCATAGGGGGATTACGTTATGTTGTTATGCTTAGCCTGTTACAACGACCGGTTGGCCTCAGTATTCGATAACGCCACGGAATTTAAAATATTTCGTATTGAAGAAAACAATATTTGCCCCGCAGGTCACCTATCCCTTCCCTCAAAAGACCCAAAGGACAGGACATCCGCCATTTTGGCCTGCGGGGCGACTACTCTTATATGCGGTGCTTTATGCGGCTGCACTCGAAACCTCATTGAAAGCACCGGAGTAAAAGTCGTTCCATGGATCAGGGGAACGGTCGAAGAAGTTCTCGCTGCTGTAAGCGACAACTGTCTGGATTCACTGGCTATGCCGGGTTGTTCCAAAGGGACCGGTCAGGGCCGATGCCGCAGACAGAGCGGAAACGGTTCAGGATTTCACGGACACGGTTTTGTGTGAGAAAAAAATTTAAATAGAACAACTCCAACAATACAGGGAGAAGTAAAAATGAAAGTAGCAATAAGCTGTCAGGGTAATGAATTAAATAATCCTGTGGATCCGCGTTTCGGACGCGCACAGGGCTTCATTATTTATGACGATGAA of the Maridesulfovibrio bastinii DSM 16055 genome contains:
- a CDS encoding hydrogenase maturation nickel metallochaperone HypA; translated protein: MHEMSIAQSIVQIVEEEMAKHPGAKLSKISILNGALAGVITEALTFAWEAVTIGTELEGSVMEVKEIPIKVRCGGCGKEFFPEDKLYMACPECDLEIGHEVLQGKELQIENLEIDQ
- the thrB gene encoding homoserine kinase: MIDFSEKSIVSLIGMAGAGKSTLAPLVAERLGWECVDTDHIIQSYYGQSLQEIVDRLGVPEFRIVEEKILSSFGARRTVVSTGGSVVYGPDAMERLKALGPVVFLKISQETCLSRIGGGDGRGLAMIPGQTVENLYEERQPLYSRYADFTVQTDKYSPEDCAEKIWQWLDTLKG
- a CDS encoding TetR/AcrR family transcriptional regulator; translation: MKTKDLILKTAKEMIAEVGFHKSTTANLAKKANISEGTIYRHFESKEDILLHILAGLEDNYSYYIESIRQSLDKEECTLEEILNGYFSFVEENAIDLKIMLSTYGLIDSSKRLMAVVLKNLELVIEECLKLYDKKGLLREVAIKSDSTVVMTIIFGLTRLYLYWPDTTDVRRDAIEFCRRSLLSECNPA
- a CDS encoding CBS domain-containing protein, coding for MYVGLKMLRDFVTVTSDTPVKKAGKILDDNQLWMLLVKDGEELVGYVTKEDVRAAMPSILISLDKKEINDLLNQLTVKDVLRKDITTVPPETEIEAAADLMYEMNLSGLAVVNSDKALIGYIDRDKMLKVLVEEMAHGQGGSRIVIEAEERTGVLYELAGIISNMKYSIISMAVFFHKHRRMIVIRVETQDSTPIVDSLRDRGYTVAGPDDFKEEWES
- the pyrR gene encoding bifunctional pyr operon transcriptional regulator/uracil phosphoribosyltransferase PyrR — translated: MQKQKIILTEKAMERTLDRLASEIAERRGDNEKLAIIGIQRRGADLAERLKKSLDETLGRRIPLGKLDINLYRDDWTTLTRQPSINCTEIPFDIEDASVILVDDVLFSGRTVRAALEAVLDFGRPRRVELLVLVDRGHRELPISADYVGKKIDTYGDEHVNVFVRERDEKDCVVLVS
- a CDS encoding IscA/HesB family protein, yielding MVVISEAARNQLENYFADNEKAPIRVYLSQGGUSGPKLALALDEPKDTDETFDVDGFAFVIDKELNEQGAPFKIDLTYMGFAIDSKLELGGGDGCSSCSSCG
- a CDS encoding NifB/NifX family molybdenum-iron cluster-binding protein, which gives rise to MLLCLACYNDRLASVFDNATEFKIFRIEENNICPAGHLSLPSKDPKDRTSAILACGATTLICGALCGCTRNLIESTGVKVVPWIRGTVEEVLAAVSDNCLDSLAMPGCSKGTGQGRCRRQSGNGSGFHGHGFV
- a CDS encoding sigma-54 interaction domain-containing protein, which translates into the protein MKFPSHLPCSAVLDSLADGVFTVDRDWNVTFFNEAASRITGIPGEEAIGSKCWDVFHSSLCDGNCALRSCMEQSGRISNKTIFFIRSDGKKIPISISAAPLVDSNGKLIGGVESFRDMTDIQIMRRKVEESWRFEDIVGKSKALGKVFSILPQVSKSEATVLLLGESGTGKELFAKAIHNLSERSKGPFVAVNCGALPDNLLESELFGYKAGAFTDARKDKPGRFELAAGGTIFLDEIGDMPAKLQVKLLRVLQEKTYEPLGSVTSVKADVRVIAATNKNLEELVSEGSFRQDLYYRLNVVTLNLPPLRDRREDIPLLVNHFTTRLNSLQGKDISGLSEDALQIIMRHDLPGNVRELENILEFSFILCPSGFIQVEHLPEYLQPESSSGSDDSDLPMTLEEIKCRAIKKALARNNGKRMATCRELGITKDTLRRSIARCGLSGE
- a CDS encoding heavy metal translocating P-type ATPase, which gives rise to MNSNFTIKGMTCSACSSRLERVIGNMDGVDNAAVNLAMETMKVEYDSEQVTEEQIMQMVADAGFEASPLVEGSTVTISISGMSCSACSSRLERVLGNMDGVSEAQVSLPNETAKINFNTSDTNLREIRQAITDAGFEPGSLQDEMGVKEAYEQRRQQTMLRLAGMKKRLILALSFTVPLLCITMGHMVGMPLPDIISPTVNPLGFALIQLILTAPVLWFGKDFYLHGFPNLFKGAPNMDSLIAVGTSAAFIYSMWNLIEIALGIDPAARAMDLYFESAATIITLISLGKFQEGRARSRTSQAIEKLMDLTPRKATIIEDGRQIEVPVEEIGPGDIILIRPGDRVGADGVVDEGHSSIDESMLTGESLPVSKNPGDDVAGGTVNTGGGALKVKVSHVGADTMLARIIRLVQDAQGSKAPISSLADTVSFYFVQTVMVIAILSALGWFFFSAEPFTFALRIFISVMVIACPCAMGLATPTAIMVGTGRGAQLGVLIKSGQALETAGKINSMIFDKTGTLTYGRPEVAETFSAGMSEQELTAYAASAESQSEHPLAKAVVRAADGLETDLPETTEFTAIPGRGISTLTGGRKMLLGNRDFLEAGFISGLDAPDAVNAFNKFANSGQSPLFVAIDGKLAGILAIADKIKDEAPETVSRLHKLGVEVIMLTGDNETVAKEIASRAGIDRVIAGVMPDRKAEVVEAEKNNGRKVAMIGDGINDAPALATADLGIAMGTGIDVAIESGDIVLMKGELGGVLNALSLSRATVRNIKQNLFWAFAFNVLGIPVAAGILYIFGGPTLSPMFAAAAMAFSSVTVVSNALRLRFFNPEKG
- the hypB gene encoding hydrogenase nickel incorporation protein HypB — translated: MVEVPVVRNILEANDKVAEELNEMFSEKKILCLNLMSSPGSGKTSLLEKTLADLKDEFKMAVVEGDLQTDNDAQRVAATGAQAVQINTEGGCHLNSTQVKEAIKHLDLDGLDILFVENVGNLVCPAEFAVGEDHKITLLTVTEGDDKPEKYPLMFHISSVMILNKIDLLPYVDFDLEKAKMHASKLNKDIEVFPVSCRTREGLDAWYDWLRKARAAKN